The following are encoded together in the Tripterygium wilfordii isolate XIE 37 chromosome 3, ASM1340144v1, whole genome shotgun sequence genome:
- the LOC119988360 gene encoding lactosylceramide 4-alpha-galactosyltransferase-like has protein sequence MKTIAHKMFDYRLLNRAKSPVFCIITLTTAILSVIYVDTVISSISLQSATFGTKEISELWIHRHEMKSTLPLLSTQEEIERIDQGPLLPPLNVTEGERIDWFGRKLPEFDIFKSNNLTQEFDARVLEFFSHGCEVQFFMTWIAPARLFGRREFLAMDSVFKVHPNGCLVILSKSMDSNHGYRALKPLIDRGFKVSAISPHLSFLFNNTPAESWFDEMRRGRKDPGEIPIAQNLSNLIRLAVLYKYGGVYLDADFIVLKSFKNLRNSIGAQSIDIVSKKWTRLNNAVLVFDMNHPLLFKFIQEFASTFDGNKWGHNGPYLVSRVVQRVEGRPGFNFTVLPPMAFYPVDWNRIGGLFRKPENEAISRWVRAKLLQLRGETYGIHLWNKQSSRLRVEEGSVISRLILDHCVICENIHSS, from the coding sequence ATGAAAACAATTGCCCACAAGATGTTTGATTACAGGCTACTTAACCGTGCCAAGTCCCCTGTTTTCTGTATCATCACACTCACAACAGCTATTCTTTCTGTAATCTATGTAGATACTGTTATTTCTAGTATTTCTCTTCAGTCTGCTACGTTTGGAACCAAAGAGATTTCAGAGCTGTGGATTCATAGGCATGAAATGAAATCAACTCTTCCATTACTCTCCACCCAAGAAGAGATTGAAAGAATTGATCAGGGTCCTCTGCTTCCTCCATTGAATGTCACCGAAGGAGAAAGAATTGACTGGTTTGGAAGAAAACTGCCAGAGTTTGATATTTTCAAGTCAAACAATCTGACCCAAGAATTTGACGCTCGAGTTCTTGAATTCTTTAGCCATGGATGCGAAGTTCAGTTCTTCATGACATGGATTGCACCTGCAAGGTTGTTTGGAAGAAGAGAATTCTTGGCAATGGACAGTGTTTTCAAAGTCCACCCAAATGGCTGCCTTGTTATTCTATCAAAAAGTATGGATTCCAACCATGGCTACAGGGCCCTGAAACCTCTGATTGATCGCGGGTTCAAGGTTTCCGCAATTAGTCCTCACCTGTCCTTTCTCTTCAACAACACTCCGGCTGAATCTTGGTTCGATGAGATGAGACGCGGAAGAAAAGATCCTGGTGAGATTCCAATAGCTCAGAATCTATCGAACCTCATCAGATTAGCAGTTCTGTACAAGTATGGAGGTGTTTACTTGGATGCAGATTTCATCGTTCTGAAAAGTTTCAAGAACTTGAGGAATTCAATAGGAGCACAAAGTATTGATATTGTGTCCAAGAAATGGACCAGATTGAACAACGCTGTTCTGGTATTTGACATGAACCACCCACTCCTGTTCAAGTTTATTCAGGAGTTTGCCTCCACTTTTGATGGTAACAAATGGGGACATAATGGACCATACCTGGTTTCAAGAGTTGTACAGAGAGTCGAAGGCCGGCCTGGTTTTAACTTCACAGTATTGCCTCCCATGGCCTTTTATCCCGTCGATTGGAATCGGATTGGCGGGCTGTTCAGAAAGCCAGAAAACGAAGCCATATCTCGATGGGTTCGAGCCAAACTGCTTCAGCTACGTGGAGAAACATATGGAATACACCTATGGAACAAACAGAGTAGCAGACTCAGAGTTGAAGAAGGAAGTGTCATCAGCAGATTAATCTTGGATCACTGTGTTATCTGCGAAAACATACATAGTTCATAA
- the LOC119988384 gene encoding 30S ribosomal protein S31, chloroplastic-like translates to MASLITGVRAPPMTPQSLGISSRFSYPQSSALGVPLCDSTSSLSLSVTPPSSVPLVYCGRGDRKTAKGKRFNHSFGNARPRNKKKGRGPPRVPLPPSAPKKDLFEDTEVVKIEIDESL, encoded by the exons ATGGCGTCGCTGATAACTGGAGTCAGAGCTCCACCAATGACTCCTCAATCCCTCGGTATCTCTTCTCGCTTCTCGTACCCACAATCCTCAGCCCTAGGCGTCCCTCTATGCGACTCCACGTCTTCACTCTCGCTCTCTGTCACTCCTCCATCCTCCGTCCCTCTCG TGTACTGTGGCCGAGGCGATAGGAAAACTGCGAAAGGAAAGCGTTTCAATCACTCTTTTGGCAAT GCGAGGCCACGGAacaagaagaaaggaagaggaCCGCCGAGGGTACCGCTTCCTCCTTCTGCACCAAAGAAAGATCTGTTCGAGGACACTGAAGTTGTGAAGATTGAAATTGACGAGTCACTGTAG
- the LOC119988351 gene encoding auxin transporter-like protein 2 yields the protein MLPQKQAEEAIVVSNFTEAEHDQGKEADETQLENESVLSVKNLLWHGGSAWDAWFSCASNQVAQVLLTLPYSFSQLGMLSGIILQIFYGILGSWTAYLISVLYVEYRSRKEKENVSFKNHVIQWFEVLDGLLGPYWKALGLAFNCTFLLFGSVIQLIACASNIYYINDNLDKRTWTYIFGACCATTVFIPSFHNYRIWSFLGLGMTTYTAWYLTIAAAVHGQAEGVVHSGPKKLVLYFTGATNILYTFGGHAVTVEIMHAMWKPQKFKYIYLLATLYVFTLTLPSAASVYWAFGDELLNHSNAFALLPKSGWRDAAVILMLIHQFITFGFACTPLYFVWEKVIGMHDTRSICLRALARLPVVVPIWFLAIIFPFFGPINSAVGALLVSFTVYIIPALAHMLTYRKASARQNAAEKPPPFLPSWTAMYVINIFIVVWVFVVGFGFGGWASMTNFVRQVDTFGLFAKCYQCKPPTPPVTAPPQHH from the exons ATGTTGCCTCAGAAGCAAGCAGAGGAAGCAATAGTGGTCTCCAACTTCACCGAAGCAGAGCATGATCAAGGCAAGGAAGCTGACGAGACCCAACTTGAAAATGAGTCTGTACTTAGTGTCAAGAACCTCCTCTGGCATGGTGGCTCTGCTTGGGACGCCTGGTTCAGCTGTGCTTCCAATCAA GTGGCTCAAGTGTTGTTGACACTGCCTTACTCGTTTTCTCAACTGGGTATGCTATCAGGGATCATACTACAAATCTTCTATGGCATATTAGGAAGCTGGACAGCCTACCTTATTAGTGTCCTGTATGTTGAATACAGAAgcagaaaagagaaagagaacgTTAGCTTCAAGAATCATGTCATACAG TGGTTTGAAGTACTAGATGGGTTATTGGGTCCATACTGGAAGGCATTGGGTCTGGCCTTTAACTGTACTTTCCTCCTCTTCGGATCTGTAATTCAACTAATTGCCTGTGCAAG TAACATTTACTACATCAATGACAACCTGGACAAGAGGACATGGACATATATCTTTGGAGCTTGCTGTGCTACAACAGTGTTCATTCCTTCCTTTCACAATTACCGTATTTGGTCTTTCCTAGGCCTTGGAATGACCACTTACACTGCTTGGTACTTGACCATAGCTGCCGCAGTTCATGGACAG GCTGAAGGAGTAGTTCACTCGGGACCAAAAAAGCTGGTTCTGTACTTCACCGGCGCCACTAATATACTCTACACATTCGGTGGACACGCTGTCACTGT GGAAATTATGCATGCAATGTGGAAGCCCCAGAAGTTCAAGTACATATACTTGCTAGCTACCCTGTATGTTTTCACACTAACACTTCCGTCAGCTGCTTCCGTTTACTGGGCATTTGGGGATGAGCTACTCAACCATTCAAATGCCTTCGCTCTTCTTCCAAAGTCAGGCTGGCGTGACGCCGCCGTGATCTTAATGCTCATCCACCAG TTTATTACATTTGGGTTCGCATGTACTCCATTGTACTTTGTATGGGAGAAGGTGATTGGAATGCATGACACAAGGAGCATATGTTTAAGAGCATTAGCAAGGCTGCCTGTGGTGGTTCCAATATGGTTCTTGGCCATTATCTTCCCATTCTTTGGACCCATTAATTCTGCCGTTGGTGCTCTTCTGGTTAGCTTCACTGTCTACATTATCCCAGCTTTAGCACATATGCTCACCTACAGAAAAGCCTCTGCCAGACAG AATGCTGCAGAGAAGCCGCCTCCATTTTTACCAAGCTGGACAGCCATGTATGTGATTAACATATTTATTGTGGTTTGggtatttgtggttggctttggGTTCGGTGGATGGGCCAGCATGACCAACTTTGTGAGACAAGTGGACACTTTTGGGCTCTTTGCCAAGTGCTATCAATGCAAGCCACCAACACCACCAGTAACAGCACCACCTCAGCATCACTGA
- the LOC119995672 gene encoding protein FAR1-RELATED SEQUENCE 5-like produces MDVSSSSSNDLSFIPQVRAKKVPKIGQEFESLEEAQKFYNVYAREAEFRIRMSTTNRNKSNEIIRKEFVCYKEWTREKGELKSDGSRRRGTTTEGCKGKMVVVRSTSKLSFIVSMFCEAHNHVLTTPRKVHLLRSHRTMSTAKKALTQQLSVANVPIQQQISILELEAGSLENIGCTEKDFYNARRDEVKLFAGHDAQMLYEYFEAEEEKKYRILFFTCRKAYQTFGDVVVFDTTYNTNRYGMIFAPVVGVNHHGQTTLFACAFLSDETSESFRWLL; encoded by the exons ATGGATGTGAGCTCTTCTTCGTCTAATGATTTATCTTTTATTCCTCAAGTAAGGGCCAAAAAAGTCCCCAAAATTGGGCAAGAATTTGAATCATTGGAAGAAGCCCAAAAGTTTTACAACGTATATGCAAGGGAGGCTGAATTTAGGATTCGAATGTCGACTACTAATAGAAACAAAAGCAATGAAATCATCAGGAAGGAATTCGTTTGTTATAAAGAGTGGactagagaaaaaggggaatTAAAATCCGATGGTAGTAGAAGACGTGGGACAACTACAGAAGGATGCAAGGGTAAGATGGTTGTTGTAAGGTCAACTTCTAAACTGAGTTTCATTGTATCAATGTTTTGTGAGGCCCATAATCATGTCCTTACAACACCTAGAAAGGTGCATTTGCTTAGGTCTCACCGTACTATGTCAACTGCTAAGAAGGCTTTGACTCAACAACTTTCTGTCGCGAATGTGCCAATTCAACAACAAATTAGTATTTTGGAGTTAGAAGCAGGAAGTCTAGAAAATATTGGGTGTACCGAGAAGGATTTTTACAATGCTCGAAGGGATGAGGTGAAACTGTTTGCTGGACATGATGCTCAAATGCTATATGAGTATTTTGAAgcagaagaggaaaaaaaatacagaattcTATTTTTCA CATGTAGAAAGGCATACCAAACTTTTGGGGATGTAGTAGTCTTTGATACTACTTATAATACAAATCGTTATGGTATGATTTTTGCACCCGTTGTTGGTGTTAATCATCATGGCCAAACTACTCTATTTGCATGTGCATTCTTAAGTGATGAAACATCAGAGTCATTTCGATGGCTTTTGTAG